A region of the Silene latifolia isolate original U9 population chromosome 9, ASM4854445v1, whole genome shotgun sequence genome:
tatagtttaggcaaacaagataaaagtaaatcttatttgacatttaaaactatatctttaagatgttaggataagtaatcaaatcaaatcatatattataaagataggaaaatatcttatataaatataagctagatttgattagataggttACTTAAACACAACCACCTCACACGCCCCAACGGTTTGCGACCTACggtgaaaccctaggcccgtgtccaatcttggataaaacctatctccttggattagggttagattagatagactagcaaaccctaggtagcatgacgacccataagtcgttttactaaccaataggaatatgcaagtcaccaattataataacccgcaattcaactctactatatacacaaaagatttcgaaatatgtttaaaagaatcttatcctttgaaaaatgattttaaaactattaaaatcgtgcctttaaaattctacctaaagttatagtagaaacagctataactttaagtttggttagtaaagttataggtgaaatagctataactttactttcccaatactcttatcttaagataccgtcattagatgaagacctatactaactaatcttcctggagatcttcagtaaaggatcttctctttatcttgaccaaaagctcttcatcttgagctttgttaaagacttgatctagccttttgcttgaatgatcatcatacttgaaacttgttacagttgcttatgatgccTTAAGAacttccaatgttatagctcaagctgctataacatgacttgaatgacgcttcacaaatcttcaatgttatagctaagagagctataacattacttgctaaacttgtaaacctaagttaatctaacaaagactaaacaaacaatttacaagcaagagtatatataaaacgaagcacacacttgtcattatcaaaacttaatcatatatctatatggtccaacacaaAGGATATTTGTTCTTTACTGTCAcccggttcagctccctgtagtctatgcacaacctcaagctcccatctttcttcttcacaaaaaggactggtgctccccacggtgatacactaggtctaatgtatcccttctctatcagatcatccaactgtttcctgagctcctccatctctttaggacccatccggtacggtgccttagagattggccccgtctccggtttcaactcaacggtgaaatctatcttcctctttggtggcaaccccgcaatctcctctggaaagacatttGAAAACTCACCCActactggtatctgatcaactgtcgggctctctatccggtcatctctcatatggcacaagatcaaagggcgtcccttcctcagataggacttcaaggtcacagctgcaatcaacttaactttgagtttgaccacaaacccacaaTAAggcacactaacacccttaggacctctcaaagacactttcttttgatgacagtctatcttagctttgtactttcccaaccaatccatcccgactatcatctcaaaaccatcaaaaggaaactctaacaagtctacaggtaggtcaacttgcccaactatcatggatacatccctaaacaacctcccacatgatacagactcacccgaaggtataaaaactttctcacttacagactcgtataccctcaaacccaaccgtttaacatgactcgaagatacaaacgactgagacgcccccgaatcaaacaaaacaaaggtatgaaaaccgttaacaagaaaggtaccagtgataacatgttcATCGTCCACAACTgttttcttgtccatcataaacagctttccactggtcttctgtccacctccctggacagtactagctgatgtggtcggtttagcacccgaccccagattgttgttgttgttgttcgtagctggtttctggtAAGAATTACCGctattgcggttacctccaccctggttgctctgacctccccggttagaccatgccacagctggtctgttactcgcataactctgtgccggtccttgagaatagctcccctgagccggtctctgaaaagctccaggtacactcgtgcgctcatgtctcttgtggcctacaccgccacagccatagcaggtcatcccccaactaccactaccactcacatggccacgcccaaaggaagccccagcactgaaccctgaaccAGAAGAAAACGCCCTAGCCTgactgtggttgcctttcttgtagttagattggccaccaccttcactctcagcctttcttttctcactacctctctcccgagccatctccaccaacctctcagctctcccagccctctcataagcttccttaacatcagtaaggactcccacgggtaacttgtccataatcctgggtgtcaaccccctctcaaatctcagcgctagattctcctcactcaaacccatgtcctcagcatatctagacttctcattaaactgcctgtagtactcagctaccgacatgtcagatgtcatcttaaacccatcaaactcctccctcagcttactcctcacatgctcaggtacaaactccttcctcagagctctccggaactcttcccaaggtatagcaggtagacCCTGCTTcgtgtacatctccctagcactaaccttcaccttatcccaccattcaccagccgcttccctcaggtagaatgcagcttgttctactttcatctcatcaggacaatgtaccagatccagaatgttctccatctcacgatgccaattgtcaagaagatttggctccccggtccccttatactcttttgggttgaacctcgctatataaagactgatcttagagtgatcaacctctttatccttccccactctctttagggtgtccgtaagagcatcttgatgctccaacatcttaactatatcgtcgatgttcatgctctcagctctcgcatacaaagcggttttctttggtggcatcttgaaactatataagaaagggtagatataaacatacgtactataacccaaaacacgaaaacaaactgcccataacccactcgatcgagtgcctaaacctactcgatcgagtagcggctactcgatcgagtgcccaccatactcgatcgagtgccccgacttcagacccaaaacagaccttctgatctctaacatactcgaccgagtagcatagccactcgatcgagtaccccctactcgatcgagtgcccctatgtactcgatcgagtacccaaaaacacgctaCTGATCATAAAAATgtcaaaatacccactcgatcgagtcagacccactcgatcgagtacctcacctactcgatcgagtgccccttactcgatcgagtcatgttgactcgtacatactacccgcatgttatctctcgTAACCCAATCATACTacgcaactttataaactcaacattataatataactaagcatgcaattctacacaactcctcatatgatcaacaaattacactacttcatgttatcaaatgccacatagtaaacaaccatcatgcttctttacGCAACCAACATACAAACACACCCCACCAAATTTTTCAATCACATTTTCAAtcctctactcccaacatccaacaattcacaacatatatcgtcACATCACATACAAACTAGTAAACACCACATACAactttgacatataccccccatgtgaccggttcgaaattgtagggcaagttcgcgactttaggacgtctcccaagcttttgcattagctcctacaacctttaccccgggttcattttaattgactccctgtattcattagattcattggttaaaggtttcaggatcgtcgctctgataccattttgtaacacccccatactccaagtgccttaccaggaccacttaaggcatggaagtgctaccatctcggttttccgaggcaatgataatcataagacaataacgaaaaaaagtttaaatagtataaagttaagtgaaagattacaatccggaaaccaaactgataaaagtgaatacatgttctccaaaaccaaaagtctaaaagctaaacataatgtctgacaacagcggaagactcttctaactgcaatgatgactcatcccagctagcccatatatctctactcatacctgctcaacaactgcttaacatccccgaatggatcaccacagtttttaaaacaataaacggggtcagtactaatcacacaatttacataatccaacaacacaacaaacaacacagctcaatcgtcacagatatactccgaactccatcaccaactccacaatcatcgactacacactaaagtgtgtagcccccctGCAGAGTGCCCATCTCAACAAGTCACTCCACGCGCGccggtggggaccgcagccgttcccacctaatccccgctcatctccgtcgagcgaataacccaaatccattaatgtgcacatcccttctgtggcgggttccacgaaaggcgaataatgggcgtgaagccactcccgcaagtgactccactcggccagGGGACGCACCAAGAAGAACagagacagatacaaacaatcacaactattaaacagcaatcaaaaccaacaaccgtcacaatactcgtatgataacaatcaacaatcacaaatcaccaccaacacattatgggactaatactgagtagggaaaaccctacctggaatgcaacacagtcagacgatctcaacagctgttataaaaaagcctcctctacgaatcctcctcctaacataacatcacataaaTCACTAACCACATAAAACTAACACAactccccaattcccaaaattagggtttaacgaaacttaataaaatataataaattcggtacgtagatcttaccctcgacgcaaggatcacaaagatgtaaagaaagatgaattccgaccttccaagctccgggatttgtcaataatgcgatgaatgcgaagtacgtagattgaaatctcttttgaaagtgattaggtttgtaaaagcgtattatgaaagtgactgaagtgtttatatattaattcgcattattaacaaaacccgacaaaacattacccgtaaaccgggatactcgatcgagtaactgacgtactcgatcgagtgtcgcctactcgatcgagtaccaaggctactcgatcgagtacccaacaggtcagaaactattttaaatcgtaaaatacccttactcgacagagtaaggcccactcgatagagtacccagagactcataaaaccgtagtattacactatcATTTCCTAATTGTAAGGCAAAAAAGTTTCATTGACTCTTAAAAAGGATTTTAATATTTGTTCTTCATTTAAATATTACAAAATAATAGTAAATTAAAATATGCTAATCCTAAACTTCTACTCAGAAGATTCGTCGTCCTCTTCCTCATCCTCGTCTTCATCCGAAGATGATTCAATAGATTGTTGTGGGCGCTCCGAAAAGGGGTTGGGGCAGTTTCTCTTGTCGTGATGTGTCATTTGTTTGCAATTATTGCACATCCGTTTCGGTTTAGATAACAATGCTTCGGCTTTTGTCTTGTTAGAAAACATCCTTTTGCCAGTCCCTTTGTTTTTCGCAAGTTTGGGAGGCAATATTGTTATCTCCTTGCTGGCCTTACAACCCAGTAGTTGTTCAATTTCTTGCTGCTTTGTCAATTCCTCCGCTGACGGTGACAGCTTCTCTCTGAAATCTCTAATTAAGTTGGACAAGGTCTCAATATCATCCTTATCTTTACCCCTTAGTACTCCAACAGTCTCATGTATCTCAGACCATAACTTTGTCATTTCGATTTGTTTTCAATCAATTATTTCCTTGCCATCAGAGGCGTCGTATACTGCATCCTTTCTCCATCTTCGAACCACGTACGATTCCGGTATGGACTGAACACCATTACTTGAATAAATCCAAATGTTGTGCCTACATATTATTCCAGCTCTTTCAAACTTTCTACACGAGCATGTTGCCTCATATGTTCCTGTTTCGCCACATATCACAAAAAAACAAAGGACTCAGAAAAACTGCAACAAATATTATGTAACTGCAAGTCTTATTGTGTATAACTGCATCAAGGTTTATTTGTAACTTCAACAAACTATCAGAGTTTTAATTTTAAGCGTTGCTCTGTGTAACCGCAAGGGGAACAACTGTAACTATATACCGTACTATGTGTAACTCTAGTGGTATTTAATTGTAACCAAAAAAAATCAAGTGCAAATAACAAATGTCAGTGATAAATACCTGGTCTGAAATGAACCTCAAAAACTCTTCTTCTTAGGTTATCCTTTACTTTTGTCAGCTCTATTTCATTCTCCTCGGTGAAACCCCTGGCACCAAGTCCATTCGTTGACATTTTTATCTCTTCTTGAAACTCATCGAATACGGCATGTGTGTATACTCTTGCTGCATTCTGCTCGATAGGACATTGAGTTACCATTTTTGGGGACGTGTGCCTATTGTCATTATCAGTTTTCTTCTGGGTATGTCTTTGTTGGTCAATTGCactttcaaaacgcatccaaaattCAACCAATGTTCCATTGTTGTTCTCAAACTTTTTAAAGAAACTATTTTTACTCTCCGATCTTTGTATTGTCCTCATAACACTTCCCATATTCAGGTCCCTACAATGGGCCATCACCCATTGCATCCTTTTAAGGTACACTTCCTCAAACCAAGCAGATTTACCAACGGCATGCTCCTTCATTATCTCGCCCCAGCGAACGTCAAATTCATCCGGTTCAAGTTCGTCGTCCCAGATTATGGCATTTAACTTCTTTATAAATTCGGGATAATCTTTGGTTGTACCCCCGTATTTGACTGGAaccttgttcatgatatgccacatgcagaAGCGATGCCTAGCTGTCTTAAAAACATTCTTGACAGACTTTATAATACCCGCATCTTGGTCGGTTATAATATATTCCGGTTCCTTCCCACCCATTGCCACCAAAAAACTTTTGAACACCCAATCAAAATAGTCCTCGTTCTCCCTGAAAAGAAGTGCACCACAAAAATTGATTGAACGCTTGTGATTATCAATACCCGTGAAAGGTGTAAATACCATGTCATACTTATTTGTCGAGTATGTTGGATCGAAAGACACAGCATCACCAAATACAGAGTAGTTTCGTCGAGCAATACCATCCGCCCATACCGCCCTGATCAAGCTTCCATCGGCATCGACTTCATAATCGAAAAAGAAATTTTCATGTGTTTCTGCCATGTTTTTAAATCGCTctatgaacaattgaccgtccctCTCATTAATATAGCACTTAACGTTTCTAtggaaattcttgaagtcagttaAACTCGCACCAATATTTTCGAacccattaacatgttccttGCACATTTTATATGTCCTTGTAGCACCTATCTTCAACTGCATTCAAACAACGTCATTTAGACTGGTTAAAAACAATACAATAAGTTTGTAACTGCACAGGTATATGTTTGGAACTTCAATTGCGTAACTATGTAACTTTAACCATAGGGTAACTGTAACACCAAAATATGTAACTCCACTCCGCTGAAAGTGTAACCCTAACAGAAATTTGTGTAATTCCATCAAAAATTTTAATCCAATGAGAATTCATAATCTAAAAATGTAGTGCAATTTAACTGGAACTTCAATCGAATAAATTTGGAACTTCAAAACAAGAATTATGTAACTTTAACAATAATTTAACTTTAACGCTCATAATGTAACTTTATCCAATAAAATATGTAACTCTACTTGGATTATGTGTAACTTTAaggaaagtgtaactttaacactGATTAATGTAATTGTACCCCGGTAAATATGTAACTCTACTCGGATTATGTGTAACCTTAAGGAAAGTGTAACTTCAACAGTGATTAATGTAATTGTACTCAAAGAAAATTGTAACTTTCACAGTGATTAAAATAGGAAGAGTACACTAACCCTCGAGTTATAGACTATGAGCTCCTTGTGATACTTGTGTAGTTTCCTTGACAACTTTTGAAACTCCCTATCTCTAACTTCAACAAGTTCATAATTGTGTCCCGCGTGAAATCGGTCAACTAATAAAACACCATTGAACATGAGCAATCTAATCCTCGCTTTGCACCGAATCCTCCTTACTTTCGTTTTTCTCCGCTGCTTTTCTCCAATTTCTTCCCTCTCTTGTGTGTCCTTAAATAATTTAATCTCTTTGTCTTTGCACAGCTTTTTTGCGTATGTAAATCCCTCTCGGTTACAAACTAAAAGTTTTGATTTAATGGTCCCGTCACGCCACTTCTTTGTCGTGTATCTACGCACATCGAAACCACATGCAAGAGCGTACATCTTATAGAACTTTACAGCTTCCTCTATGTCATTGAACTGCTGCccgacaaatggtttaaacccGCTTTCTACAATCCTACAAAATTCATCTCCGCTTACATTTTGCATGACTTCTGCAAATTCATGTTCTCCTACCTCTGGTTCGTCCTCACAACAATCCTGCTCTgtaaaaatcaaaaacaaaaactgTCATAAGTTTTTTGCTAACACAACACAATTTT
Encoded here:
- the LOC141600630 gene encoding protein FAR1-RELATED SEQUENCE 5-like — protein: MDNMQIVEFNNEQDCCEDEPEVGEHEFAEVMQNVSGDEFCRIVESGFKPFVGQQFNDIEEAVKFYKMYALACGFDVRRYTTKKWRDGTIKSKLLVCNREGFTYAKKLCKDKEIKLFKDTQEREEIGEKQRRKTKVRRIRCKARIRLLMFNGVLLVDRFHAGHNYELVEVRDREFQKLSRKLHKYHKELIVYNSRLKIGATRTYKMCKEHVNGFENIGASLTDFKNFHRNVKCYINERDGQLFIERFKNMAETHENFFFDYEVDADGSLIRAVWADGIARRNYSVFGDAVSFDPTYSTNKYDMVFTPFTGIDNHKRSINFCGALLFRENEDYFDWVFKSFLVAMGGKEPEYIITDQDAGIIKSVKNVFKTARHRFCMWHIMNKVPVKYGGTTKDYPEFIKKLNAIIWDDELEPDEFDVRWGEIMKEHAVGKSAWFEEVYLKRMQWVMAHCRDLNMGSVMRTIQRSESKNSFFKKFENNNGTLVEFWMRFESAIDQQRHTQKKTDNDNRHTSPKMVTQCPIEQNAARVYTHAVFDEFQEEIKMSTNGLGARGFTEENEIELTKVKDNLRRRVFEVHFRPGTYEATCSCRKFERAGIICRHNIWIYSSNGVQSIPESYVVRRWRKDAVYDASDGKEIID